The Pristiophorus japonicus isolate sPriJap1 chromosome 3, sPriJap1.hap1, whole genome shotgun sequence genome has a segment encoding these proteins:
- the LOC139258791 gene encoding large ribosomal subunit protein eL20-like, producing MKALGTLKEYKVSGRRLPSTKEPGPALYRMRIFAPNHIVAKSQFWYFIFLMKKLTKSGGEIVCCGQVFEKSPLEVKNFGIWLRYDSRSGTHNMYREYRGLTTAGAVTQCDRDMGVRHRARVYSIQIMKVQEILLSKCHWPAISFFHDSKINFPLPHRILRC from the exons ATGAAGGCTTTGGGCACCCTCAAGGAATACAAGGTGAGTGGGCGGCGCCTGCCCTCAACTAAAGAGCCTGGCCCTGCTCTGTATCGGATGCGCATCTTTGCTCCAAATCATATTGTTGCCAAGTCTCAATTCTGGTACTTCATTTTTCTGATGAAGAAACTGACAAAGTCTGGTGGTGAAATTGTCTGCTGTGGACAGGTTTTTGAGAAGTCACCACTGGAAGTGAAGAACTTTGGTATTTGGCTGCGCTACGATTCTCGTAGTGGAACCCATAATATGTACAGGGAGTACAGGGGCCTGACCACTGCTGGTGCTGTCACCCAGTGTGACCGTGACATGGGGGTTCGCCATCGTGCTCGTGTTTACTCCATTCAGATCATGAAGGTACAAGAGATTCTATTGAGCAAGTGTCACTGGCCTGCTAT TTCCTTTTTCCATGATTCCAAGATCAATTTCCCTCTGCCACACAGAATCCTCCGTTGCTAG